In one Thermococcus sp. 2319x1 genomic region, the following are encoded:
- the tdh gene encoding L-threonine 3-dehydrogenase: MGEKMTAIMKTKPAYGAELVEVDVPQPKEGEVLIKVLATSICGTDLHIYEWNEWAQSRIKPPQIMGHEVAGEVVEVGKGVDNIQVGDYISAETHIVCGKCYQCKTGNYHVCQNTKIFGVDTDGVFAEYAIVPAQNAWKNPKEIPPEYATLQEPLGNAVDTVLAGPISGKTVLITGAGPLGLLGIAVAKASGASLVIVSEPSDFRRELAKKVGADVVINPMEEDVVKEVKDLTDGNGVDVFLEFSGAPKALEQGLQAVTPAGRVSLLGLFPREVTFDINNLVIFKALEVHGITGRHLWQTWYTVSNLLRSGKLNLDPIITHKYKGFDKFEEAFELMRAGKTGKVVFFPHKH, translated from the coding sequence ATGGGGGAAAAAATGACCGCCATTATGAAGACTAAGCCCGCTTACGGGGCTGAACTTGTTGAAGTTGACGTTCCACAGCCAAAAGAGGGAGAAGTTCTCATCAAGGTTCTTGCAACCAGCATCTGTGGGACTGACCTTCACATCTACGAGTGGAATGAATGGGCCCAGAGCAGAATAAAGCCCCCACAGATAATGGGACATGAAGTGGCTGGCGAGGTCGTGGAAGTTGGAAAAGGAGTGGATAACATTCAGGTAGGTGACTACATCTCTGCAGAGACGCATATAGTTTGCGGAAAATGCTACCAATGTAAAACCGGCAACTATCATGTCTGTCAGAACACCAAGATATTTGGAGTAGACACAGATGGTGTTTTTGCGGAATACGCGATAGTCCCAGCTCAGAATGCATGGAAAAATCCAAAGGAAATTCCTCCAGAATACGCAACCCTCCAGGAGCCGTTAGGCAACGCAGTCGATACGGTTTTAGCCGGACCAATTTCTGGTAAGACTGTTCTCATAACCGGTGCTGGACCCTTGGGTCTCTTGGGTATAGCAGTAGCAAAGGCAAGTGGAGCTTCCCTGGTAATAGTAAGCGAGCCAAGTGACTTCAGAAGAGAGCTGGCTAAAAAAGTGGGTGCTGATGTGGTTATAAATCCCATGGAAGAGGATGTTGTTAAGGAAGTGAAAGACCTAACAGATGGCAATGGAGTTGACGTTTTTCTTGAATTCAGCGGCGCTCCAAAGGCCCTTGAACAGGGGCTACAAGCGGTCACTCCCGCTGGAAGGGTTAGTCTTCTTGGTCTCTTCCCGAGGGAAGTGACCTTTGATATCAACAACCTCGTAATCTTCAAGGCACTGGAAGTTCATGGAATTACCGGAAGGCACCTGTGGCAAACTTGGTACACCGTATCCAACCTCCTTAGAAGCGGAAAGCTCAATTTAGACCCGATAATCACGCACAAGTACAAGGGATTTGACAAGTTTGAGGAAGCTTTTGAGCTCATGCGCGCTGGAAAAACGGGTAAGGTCGTTTTCTTCCCCCACAAGCACTGA
- a CDS encoding TRAM domain-containing protein: MDRGGPKLPPVKVGERYKVKIEALGKGGDGIARIKGFVIFVPNTKVGDEVEIVINSVKQKFAFGEIIG, translated from the coding sequence ATGGATAGAGGAGGCCCAAAACTGCCTCCAGTTAAGGTTGGAGAAAGATACAAGGTAAAGATAGAAGCCCTTGGAAAAGGTGGAGATGGAATAGCAAGAATTAAGGGCTTTGTGATTTTTGTCCCCAACACAAAAGTGGGGGATGAGGTGGAGATTGTTATAAACTCAGTGAAACAGAAGTTTGCATTCGGAGAAATTATTGGTTGA
- a CDS encoding MinD/ParA family protein has product MPVIIVTGRGGAGKTTTTANLSVYFAQKEYRTLAIDGDLFLPNLGFHFALDNVNYTVHSLLKNPEVDPEWAIYKHAKTGVNVMPGSTRLQDVIGISPKRLRDIVEQMRYKFPVVFVDSPTGIPFDTLPTFEVADYQIIVVEVERSPIYSFETMVENEINKLKAIGEEYGLKIGVVLNKVRESEEVIDHIIDEITENVGLPVVGVIPFDEHVPESINVGIPILAYKPRSDAAIAFYEAGEILEEWMFKKAKKI; this is encoded by the coding sequence ATGCCGGTTATAATAGTTACCGGGAGAGGGGGAGCTGGTAAAACCACAACCACTGCAAATCTAAGCGTGTATTTTGCTCAAAAGGAATATAGGACTTTAGCTATAGATGGCGATCTCTTCTTGCCCAATCTCGGCTTTCATTTTGCTTTGGATAATGTAAATTATACTGTCCATTCCCTTCTCAAAAATCCCGAAGTTGATCCGGAATGGGCAATCTACAAACACGCAAAGACCGGAGTTAACGTGATGCCCGGTAGCACTAGGCTACAAGATGTAATAGGTATATCACCCAAAAGATTAAGGGATATCGTCGAGCAGATGAGGTATAAGTTTCCGGTGGTTTTTGTCGATTCTCCCACCGGAATTCCCTTTGATACCCTTCCAACTTTTGAAGTTGCTGACTATCAAATAATAGTTGTTGAAGTTGAAAGATCGCCGATTTATTCCTTTGAAACAATGGTGGAGAATGAGATTAACAAGCTTAAGGCAATAGGCGAGGAATATGGGTTAAAGATTGGAGTAGTGCTAAACAAGGTCAGGGAGTCTGAAGAGGTTATAGACCACATAATAGACGAGATCACTGAAAACGTTGGCCTGCCGGTTGTAGGGGTAATACCATTTGATGAACATGTTCCAGAATCCATAAACGTTGGGATTCCAATATTAGCCTATAAACCAAGAAGCGATGCGGCTATAGCGTTTTATGAGGCTGGAGAGATATTGGAAGAATGGATGTTTAAGAAGGCTAAAAAGATCTAA
- the hmgA gene encoding hydroxymethylglutaryl-CoA reductase (NADPH): MNLEELIEKVASGEIKLHQVEKYAGSKRLATEIRRKALEKKLGISLKNIGHYSIDPEEVIGRNIENMIGVVQIPMGVAGPLKINGEYAKGEFYIPLATTEGALVASVNRGCSALTAAGGVKTTIIDDKMTRAPLLKCPDARRAREVAQWVEKNLEYLQEKAVSKVTRHGKLRGVKPYIVGNNLYLRFEFETGDAMGMNMVTIASEEIMKVIEEHFPDVKYLALSGNLCVDKKPNAMNFINGRGKTVIAEAIIPREIVEKKLKTTPELIAEVNYRKNLVGSAQAGSYGFNAHFGNIVGAIFLATGQDEAQITEGSHGITLAEVTPEGDLYISITMPSLEIGTVGGGTRVPTQREALSIMGVAGGGEPAGTNAKKFAEIVAGAVLAGELSLLAAIAAKHLAKAHKELGR, from the coding sequence ATGAACCTGGAGGAACTTATCGAAAAGGTAGCCAGTGGAGAAATTAAGCTCCACCAAGTGGAAAAATATGCCGGAAGCAAAAGGCTTGCAACTGAGATAAGAAGAAAAGCCCTTGAGAAAAAATTGGGGATATCACTCAAAAACATCGGGCATTACTCTATCGACCCCGAGGAGGTTATCGGGAGGAACATAGAAAACATGATCGGAGTTGTCCAGATACCAATGGGAGTGGCCGGGCCATTAAAGATAAACGGCGAATACGCCAAAGGGGAGTTCTACATTCCCTTGGCAACAACCGAAGGAGCATTGGTTGCAAGCGTTAACAGAGGGTGCTCGGCTTTAACTGCTGCGGGCGGTGTAAAAACAACCATAATCGACGACAAAATGACAAGGGCGCCCCTTTTAAAATGCCCCGATGCAAGAAGGGCAAGAGAAGTTGCCCAATGGGTCGAAAAAAACCTTGAATACCTCCAGGAGAAAGCTGTTTCAAAAGTAACTAGGCATGGAAAGCTTAGGGGGGTTAAGCCTTATATCGTCGGCAATAACCTCTACCTGAGGTTTGAGTTCGAAACTGGAGATGCCATGGGCATGAACATGGTCACGATAGCGAGTGAAGAGATAATGAAGGTTATCGAAGAACACTTCCCGGATGTTAAGTACCTAGCCCTTTCTGGAAACCTCTGCGTTGATAAGAAGCCCAACGCAATGAACTTCATCAACGGAAGGGGAAAAACAGTAATAGCTGAAGCGATCATTCCAAGGGAAATCGTGGAGAAAAAGCTCAAGACAACGCCGGAGCTAATAGCGGAGGTAAACTACAGAAAAAACCTAGTAGGCTCAGCTCAGGCTGGAAGTTATGGATTCAACGCCCATTTTGGAAACATTGTGGGAGCAATATTCTTAGCAACTGGCCAGGATGAGGCCCAAATAACCGAAGGCTCCCATGGAATAACCCTTGCAGAGGTCACCCCTGAGGGGGATTTGTACATAAGCATAACGATGCCGAGCCTCGAAATCGGAACAGTGGGTGGAGGAACGAGAGTCCCTACGCAGAGGGAAGCGTTAAGCATTATGGGTGTTGCCGGCGGTGGAGAGCCAGCAGGAACAAATGCAAAGAAGTTTGCGGAGATTGTTGCAGGTGCAGTATTGGCGGGAGAACTCTCTTTGCTGGCAGCCATAGCGGCAAAACACTTGGCAAAGGCCCACAAAGAGCTTGGACGTTGA